One region of Sulfurisphaera ohwakuensis genomic DNA includes:
- a CDS encoding long-chain fatty acid--CoA ligase, whose amino-acid sequence MYDFPLTIQHIFWRVEKLYPESEIVSRSNKIEKMSYREFALRVRKLSSFLKSLKLEKGDKVASIEWNTRRHLELYFATTNMGYILHTINVRFHPNEIEYVINHAGDKFVFTSPEFEISKLKTSLSGIFYLDENFDKAVEMQKPIDSFPQLDEKDEAVICYTSGTTGKPKGIMYTHRSIYIHSLTLLAKDAVGISRNDTLLVVVPMFHINGWDLPFSALMTGAKLVLPGPRPTSKDLAELIEKEKVTIAAAAPTIWIDFLNFIEKENYNISSLKTVVTGGAEPPRIIAEKFNKMGIRLYHAWGMTETEAITTVNQDQEKISSQGIPLPGIEMKLVSLDNEKELPWDGESIGELWVSGAWVAKEYYKEAEKSKETFRVIDNRIWLKTGDIATIDKYGYIKIVDRAKDLIKSGGEWISSIDLENAIMSYYKVFEAAVVAVKDEKWGERPVALVVPKKEYQGKITESEIKEYLLSLNRFPKWWIPDKVLFVNELPKTSTGKLDKKVIRELVKNM is encoded by the coding sequence ATGTACGATTTCCCCTTAACAATCCAACACATTTTTTGGCGAGTTGAAAAATTATACCCAGAAAGTGAGATAGTCTCTAGGTCTAACAAAATTGAAAAGATGAGTTATAGGGAATTTGCCTTAAGGGTAAGAAAACTCTCTTCCTTTTTAAAGAGCTTGAAATTAGAAAAAGGGGATAAAGTTGCCTCGATTGAATGGAATACAAGAAGACATCTAGAACTTTATTTTGCCACAACAAATATGGGTTATATTCTACATACAATAAACGTAAGATTTCATCCCAACGAGATTGAATATGTAATCAATCACGCAGGTGACAAATTTGTGTTTACTTCTCCAGAATTCGAGATCAGCAAACTAAAGACGTCTCTTAGCGGAATATTTTATCTTGACGAGAACTTTGACAAGGCAGTAGAAATGCAAAAACCAATAGACAGTTTTCCCCAACTTGATGAAAAAGATGAAGCAGTTATATGTTACACTTCTGGAACAACTGGGAAACCTAAAGGGATAATGTATACTCACAGATCCATCTATATACATTCACTAACCCTATTAGCTAAAGATGCAGTTGGAATATCAAGAAACGATACACTATTAGTCGTTGTACCAATGTTCCATATAAATGGTTGGGACTTACCGTTCTCAGCACTAATGACCGGTGCTAAACTAGTATTACCCGGTCCTAGACCAACTTCTAAGGATTTAGCTGAACTAATAGAAAAGGAAAAAGTTACCATTGCAGCTGCCGCTCCAACAATTTGGATAGACTTCTTGAACTTTATAGAGAAGGAGAATTATAATATTTCGTCATTAAAGACCGTAGTAACTGGCGGTGCTGAGCCACCAAGAATTATAGCAGAGAAATTTAACAAAATGGGTATTAGATTATATCACGCATGGGGAATGACAGAAACAGAGGCAATAACAACAGTTAATCAAGATCAAGAAAAGATAAGTAGTCAAGGAATTCCTTTACCCGGAATTGAAATGAAATTAGTTAGTTTAGATAATGAGAAAGAACTTCCGTGGGATGGTGAGAGCATTGGAGAACTATGGGTTAGCGGTGCATGGGTTGCAAAAGAATATTATAAAGAAGCGGAAAAGAGTAAAGAAACATTCAGAGTTATTGACAACAGAATTTGGTTAAAGACTGGAGATATAGCTACGATTGATAAATATGGTTATATAAAAATAGTAGATAGGGCTAAGGATTTAATAAAAAGCGGAGGCGAATGGATTTCCAGTATAGATCTTGAGAACGCGATAATGAGCTATTATAAAGTCTTTGAGGCCGCTGTTGTTGCTGTTAAAGACGAAAAATGGGGAGAGAGACCCGTTGCTCTAGTTGTACCTAAAAAGGAATATCAAGGTAAAATCACAGAAAGCGAGATCAAAGAGTACCTTCTCTCACTAAACAGATTCCCCAAATGGTGGATACCGGATAAGGTATTATTCGTTAATGAATTACCAAAAACTAGTACGGGGAAGTTAGATAAGAAAGTGATCAGAGAATTAGTTAAAAACATGTAA
- a CDS encoding PaaI family thioesterase — MDLQNILENNDRVFKFLEVKILDVKPGYSKIQIPYKEEFCRRGNVLNGGIIMTAIDFAGGLATLSVNDGIDQVTQELKVNFLEPMYRGPFTVEGKVVRKGRTAVVVQIEFRDSEGKLGAIALGTWYIIRDRTVKKEGG; from the coding sequence ATGGATTTACAAAACATCTTGGAAAACAATGATAGAGTATTTAAGTTTTTAGAGGTTAAGATCTTAGATGTAAAGCCAGGTTATTCTAAGATTCAAATTCCTTATAAGGAAGAGTTCTGTAGGAGAGGTAATGTGTTAAACGGTGGAATTATAATGACTGCTATCGATTTTGCTGGAGGTTTAGCTACTTTATCTGTAAATGATGGAATAGACCAAGTTACTCAAGAGTTAAAGGTTAACTTTCTCGAACCCATGTATAGGGGACCATTTACTGTTGAAGGTAAGGTGGTAAGAAAAGGAAGGACTGCTGTTGTAGTACAAATAGAGTTTAGGGATAGTGAAGGAAAATTAGGTGCTATAGCCTTAGGTACTTGGTATATAATAAGGGATAGGACAGTTAAAAAGGAAGGAGGATAA